From a region of the Apis cerana isolate GH-2021 linkage group LG13, AcerK_1.0, whole genome shotgun sequence genome:
- the LOC133667157 gene encoding dihydrofolate reductase isoform X1 — translation MNLNLIAATCEGMGIGVKGTLPWKLKSELAFFTSMTMNTKNANKRNVVLMGRRTWESIPKEHKPLKNRINIILTSQSLDYGNDVIVCKSIPHAFEVIEKIKDRIENIWVMGGSSVYKAAMESPNFYRLYLTRIKKYFECDTFFPTIPNDFVLTEDPNIPQGIQEENDIQFVYEVYKKQ, via the exons atgaatttaaatttaattgcagCAACATGTGAAGGAATGGGTATTGGTGTAAAAGGAACATTACCATGGAAACTCAA AAGTGAATTGGCATTTTTTACATCTATGACTATGAATACGAAAAACGCAAACAAAAGAAATGTTGTACTGATGGGACGTAGAACATGGGAATCTATTCCAAAAGAACATAAGcctttgaaaaatcgaataaacattattttaacatcACAATCTTT ggATTATGGGAATGATGTGATTGTATGTAAAAGTATTCCACATGCTTTTgaagttattgaaaaaattaaagatcgaattgaaaatatatgggTAATGGGAGGAAGTTCCGTATACAAG GCAGCAATGGAATctccaaatttttatcgattatatttgacaagaataaaaaaatattttgagtgTGATACATTTTTTCCAACTATCCCTAATGATTTTGTTTTAACAGA agatccAAACATACCACAAGGAAttcaagaagaaaatgatataCAATTCGTATatgaagtatataaaaaacaatag
- the LOC107998847 gene encoding adenosine 5'-monophosphoramidase HINT1, whose protein sequence is MRLFLNLGITSFKQLLYINTNLLNRSSCWRKMATEVEKAQVAAPTGDTIFGKILRKEIPCNFIYEDDKCVAFQDINAQAPVHFLVIPRKPISQLSKAEDADEALLGHLMLIARKVAKQQGLDNGFRLVINDGKHGAQSVYHLHIHVLGGRQMHWPPG, encoded by the exons ATGAGATTGTTTTTAAATCTCGGGATAACTTCATTTAAACAATTACTATATATCAATACCAATCTATTAAATCGTTCTTCATGTTGGAGAAAAATGGCGACCGAAGTGGAAAAAGCCCAAGTTGCAGCTCCTACGGGAGATACTATTTTCGGGAAGATACTTCGTAAAGAAATACcttgtaatttcatttatgaagATGATAAG tgcGTTGCATTTCAAGATATAAATGCTCAAGCACCAGTGCATTTTCTAGTAATTCCACGAAAACCAATTTCACAACTTTCAAAAGCCGAAGATGCGGACGAAGCTTTGTTGGGACATTTAATGCTTATTGCCCGTAAAGTGGCGAAGCAACAAGGCCTCGATAATGGTTTTCGTTTGGTTATCAACGATGGTAAACATGGTGCACAATCAGTATATCATTTGCATATACATGTTCTTGGTGGTCGCCAAATGCATTGGCCCCCAggctaa
- the LOC133667157 gene encoding dihydrofolate reductase isoform X2 has translation MTMNTKNANKRNVVLMGRRTWESIPKEHKPLKNRINIILTSQSLDYGNDVIVCKSIPHAFEVIEKIKDRIENIWVMGGSSVYKAAMESPNFYRLYLTRIKKYFECDTFFPTIPNDFVLTEDPNIPQGIQEENDIQFVYEVYKKQ, from the exons ATGACTATGAATACGAAAAACGCAAACAAAAGAAATGTTGTACTGATGGGACGTAGAACATGGGAATCTATTCCAAAAGAACATAAGcctttgaaaaatcgaataaacattattttaacatcACAATCTTT ggATTATGGGAATGATGTGATTGTATGTAAAAGTATTCCACATGCTTTTgaagttattgaaaaaattaaagatcgaattgaaaatatatgggTAATGGGAGGAAGTTCCGTATACAAG GCAGCAATGGAATctccaaatttttatcgattatatttgacaagaataaaaaaatattttgagtgTGATACATTTTTTCCAACTATCCCTAATGATTTTGTTTTAACAGA agatccAAACATACCACAAGGAAttcaagaagaaaatgatataCAATTCGTATatgaagtatataaaaaacaatag
- the LOC107998790 gene encoding translation machinery-associated protein 7 homolog, with the protein MSGREGGKKKPLKAPKKEQKVLDEEDLAFKQKQKEQQKALAEAAKKASQRGPLVTGGIKKSGKK; encoded by the coding sequence ATGTCTGGTCGTGAAGGAGGTAAGAAAAAGCCTCTTAAGGCACcaaaaaaggaacaaaaagTTTTGGATGAAGAAGATCTAGCATTCAAACAAAAGCAAAAGGAGCAACAGAAAGCACTTGCTGAAGCTGCTAAGAAAGCAAGTCAAAGAGGACCTCTTGTAACAGGCGGTATAAAGAAATCTggcaaaaaatga